gggggcttgcgtTTGGAAGGCGCAGGGAAGcctgagtcggggggggggacccttttgAGAGCCTCTACTCTGCAGACCCCTTTGCCCTAAAGTGCCCCCCAGAGGGTTTGCTGCCCCACTGTGCCTGGAGCCCTCAGCCGGAGCCCCTCTCAGGCCAGACCAGGACCCCGACCTTGAGCacctgggggaggcaggggaaagCTCGGAGGGCGGACTAGGAGCGGCCATGATGCTCGTCGGGAGCTCTGGGGCTGGGTGCTCTCTTGGCTTCTCCTCCCTCGCAGGGAGACATTGCTGTGGAAAGAGGGAGCCGTTCAGAGTAGAACAGCGACAGCCCCGTCTCCGGGAagctcctgtttgtttgtttgtttgtttgtttgtttgctgctcCCGGACCTGCCCCCTCACAGGAATGAATTCAAAGACACGACTGGGAGGCTCaagggcaggcaggaggggatggaaaggcgCCTTGAGGCAGCCCGTGCTCTGGGAGGGGTTTTCCTCCTGCAGAGCCGCTCGCCCCCCCCCAGCCGTCTGGAGCTGCAGGAGGGGCCAGGAACTGGTGGGGTGTTTGGGGAGGCCTGGTGCTTCTTCCTCGCTTCTTCCTTCTGCTGCAGAGAGGGAGGAGATCTTCTCCACTGAGCTGGTGCCGGGGGACGTGCTGCTGGTGCCTCCGGGGGGGCTGACGCTGCCCTGCGACGCGGTGCTGTTGAACGGCACGGCCATCGTCAACGAGAGCCTGCTCACTGGTACGGGCGAGGCCGGGGGGCACGGGAGGGGGGACACGGGAAGACCACGGTCGGTCCCATGGAGCCCAGCCCTTCCTTGCCCGCAGGAGAGAGCGTCCCTGTCACCAAGACGGCCCTGCCCAACCCAACCCAAGGCGCCAACGGGCGGCTCCAGGACCCCTTGTACAGTCCGGAAGAGCACAAGCGGCACACGCTCTTTTGCGGCACCTGCGTCATCCAGACTCGCTACTACGCCGGGGAAGCGGTGCGAGCCCTGGTCATCCGGACAGGTAACAGCAGCCCCAGGAGCCGAAAGGGGGCCCCGAGCTCTCCCTCCAGCGGGAGGCCCCCCCCGTGGCTTCTCCCCCGACCCCCCGGGCTCTCCCTGCAGCAGGAGGCCCCCACCGTGGCTTCTCTTCTCCCGCAGGCTTCTCCACCTCCAAGGGGCAGCTGGTCTCCTCCATCCTGTTTCCCAAGCCCTCCGACTTCCGCCTGTACAGGGATGCCTGCAGGTTCCTCCTCTGCCTGGTGGGAGTGGCTGGGGTCGGAATGCTGTACTCTGTGATCCGCAGCGTTCAGCAGGGGGTGAGTgtgcctgcggggggggggggtgcggactGGGCAATGGCCCTGCTCAGCCATGGGGACTTGCAACAGGAAGACCTGCCTTCAGGGAGCCCCTGTCTGCACCTGGGGCCGGGAGCGGCCTTGTTCAAGGGCTTCTGGAAAGAGAATCCATCCTAGCCTGCTAGATCCAAGGAGCCCTGCGggagtcatagaaccatagattgaatcatagaatcatagagttggaaggggccatagaggccatctagtcccacccactgctcaacgcagggtcagccctaagccaGAGCCTCCTGTGTCAGAACTCGGAAGCCCCCACCCCGAAGAGCTCGTCGGCCTCTCCGGTCCTGCTGCTGACCAGCCTGGTTCCCTTTGGCTCTTACTGGCACAGAATTTGGAATTGGCCTTTtgccgggctggggggggggggtgggacaggccagggagggtccggTGTGAGTCGGCCTGACCCTAGAGACCCTTCCTTGCCCTCATCCAGGAGCGAGTCGGCCGCATCATCTTGGAGTCTCTGGACATTTTAACCATCACCGTACCACCGGCACTGCCCGCTGCCATGACAGCTGGGGTGGTGTATGCCCAGCGGCGCCTGCGAGGGAAGCAAATCTTCTCTATCAGTCCTCAGCGCATCAACATTTGTGGGCAGCTGAACCTGATGTGCTTTGACAAGGTATctgctcccccccagcccttccacccccaccccccaccacacacacagtaTGGTGGGGTGGGAACGCACTCTGGTTTCCTCTTGCAGACTGGGACCCTGACTGAGGATGGGCTGGACCTCTGGGGTTTTGTACAAGCCCGGAATGGCAGGTGAgctggggtctggcatcccctTTCTTCTCCACAGGCCGAGCAAGGGGGGCACCTCTGCCTGCCAGGAGACGCCCTTGTCCTGGGATTgttgcagcagacatgcattggGAGCTCCTGGCTTTCCTCACAGGAGATTCTCCCTCCCCGGATGTGGATATCTGCCGGGGAATTTGTGCTTTGTTGGGGACTGACTGCATACTAAGAAACATCCGCACAGATTCGAGTGCTGGTACTgcactgggttcaaatctccctcCTAACTTGGGGGACAGTCCTGCTAGACCTGTTCTCGCAGAGCacgtctctcagagctctctgagccccacctaccgcacagggcgcctgctgcaggagaggaagtgaaggtgatcAGAATCCGCTGCGCGGctccttgggtagtgaaaggcgGGGAGCAAATaactgcctcttcttcttcttccagcttccTCCCGGCTGGACGGGAGGTCCGTGCCCCTGGTCTGTCGGGCTCCCCCTTGGTTGCTGCCATGGCTTCCTGCCACTCCCTCACCACCATTGGAGGGCGTCTCTCAGGAGACCCTCTCGATCTCAAGATGTTTGAGGCCACGGGATGGGTAAGGCATCAGGGACAGAGCAGGCAGAAGCCAGGAGAGCTGCTTGGCTGGCAGATCCTCTGGGTCCCTGGAATGTCTGTGACCATCTTGAGAACGCTCTCCCGgctccacctccctcgcagggtgtctgctgggggggagggggggaaaggggtttGTCAGCCACTTTCGGGCTCCTTCGGGGATAAAACGCCACTTCCCTTCTCCCATCCTTGAGCAGGTGTTGGAAGAGCCCACTCAGGAGGAGACGGCTCTGCACGACCAGATCCAGCCCACCGTAGTCCATCCTCCTGACCAGGTCCGTCCTGAGGTCCCAGAGGGGGCATCTGAGGACGAGGTGAGAGGACAACCCAGAGCCTGAGGGTGCTTGTTCCCCCGGCTTCCCCTGGCAGACCTGAAGTCCAGTCCTTGTCCGCTGCtgctcgggagggagggagggagggagggacagcagaagagccctgtgcCTTCCCGCCAGCAAGCATCCATGTTCAAATGCCAGACGATGGGGTGATGGCCACGGACAGAGATAGCTTTACAAGGGGATTAGGCAGTTTTACAGGGGAGAGGTCTGCCAGTGTCTGAGCCTTGGTGAGAGGCGGTAACCTTTGAATTCCAGTGCCAGGAAgtaatatcaggggaaggcctcagcccctctgctctgttgctggccctgcagaggaacagcttgGCCATTGTgtgggacgggaggctgggctagatggaccctccctggttttacccagcagggctcttctgagggtcttaacgggagaaggcctcggcctctctgccctgtggctggccctgcagaggaactggctggcccctgggtaagATTTTCCTTCTGGCAACGAAAGGCAGCATGACAATACCAGTGGTGGTGTGGGCTGAACGGTACGAGAAAGgctctgatctctctctctctctctctctctctctcaggagcTCATGGAGTTGATGGTAAGTGGAacaaggtgccccccccccccaaccgcctcTTTCCCACCCTTCCAAAATCCCCGGCAGCCTGACCCAGCCCGTTTGTCCCCTCACAGAAACTCTACCAGGTCGGCATCCTCATGCAGTTCCCCTTCTCCTCGAGCTTGCAGCGCATGACGGTCGTGACGCGTACCCTGGGAGAGAAGAGGCTGGTGGCTTACATGAAGGGGGCCCCGGAGACTGTGGGCAGCCTCTGCCGCAAGGAGACAGGTacgggccagtgggggggggggacagctggaGACTACAGCTCCCAGCAGGCAGTGCAAGGGGGGCAGTTGCTGCCTTAGGCACCTTGCCCGCAGCCGGGAGGTGAAGTGGTCGTATTCCCAAATGCTGTTCAGTTCCAGGCAATTTCTCTGCCGTGCTGGAGTCGTACACCCGCCGGGGGCTGCGGGTCATTGCCCTGGCATACCGTCGGCTGGAGAACAAGTACACCTGGCACAAGGTCCAGCACGTGAGCAGGcaagtcctcccccctccccctccccccttcccttcccccctccccggtctcCCTGACTGCCCTGTCCCCGCAGAGGTGCCATCGAGTCCAACATGGAGTTCCTGGGGCTCGTCATGCTGCAGAACAAGCTGAAGGCGGAGACGGTGCCCGTCTTGGAGGAGCTGCGCAGGGCATGCATCCGCCTGGTCATGGTGAcaggtgggctgggctgggctgggcaaggCGGGCAGGCTCtgtggccgggggaggggaggggagaagagaagaggcCGATGCAAAACTTTGCCGGAGCAAAGAGGGCCGGCTGGTGCAGGAAGGGCTCCCTCCGTCCAGCTCAGTGgtgctcttctcccctcccccctcctgtctGCGGCCCAGGAGATAACCTGCTGACAGCCGTCTCGGTGGGCCGGGAGTGCGGCCTCATCCCGGCCAAGGGGAAGGTGATTCTGACCGAAGCCCTGCCCCCCAGGGAGGGGCAGCCGGCCACCATCCACTGGCAGTACGCAGACGAGCTGCCGGACACCGAAGTCCTCGAGAAGGCTGGCAAGGAGGTGAGAGTTGCCTGTCtcggaggaggggccccagggaacctgcccccccctcccccgccgatccactctgccttccctctctgccccccaggAGATCACCGTCACgctccaggaggaggaggaggaggaggaggagcagcaggacTCGCCCCCCGTGCCACAGCCGAAGAGCCCCGATCCCAGCTACCATTTTGCCATCGGGGGGAAATCCTTTGCGGTCATCTTGGACCACTTCCCTGATCTCTTATCCAAGGTGAGCCGCCAGCAGCCGCTCCCCAGGGCCTCCTCAGGCAGGGTCCCTCACGTCTCCTTCGACTGGAGCCGCTGCCGAGCTTCAACATGCTCCGCAGGGGCTCAGCTGCTCAGCCGCAGCCCCTCTCCTCGTCCTTGGGTGGTCTCGGAGCCCGGAGCCCAGTGGGTCGGGAGGCAGGGCACCCCCCAAGGCAGCGGTTGGCCTCGCCCGACGCCTGCAGCCGGAGTGCTGCTGCCCCCTGGAGGCCGCAGCCTGCCCCTCTCTGTGCCCCGCAGCTGCTGCTCTGTGGCACCGTGTATGCCCGCATGGCCCCGGACCAGAAGACGCAGCTCGTCGAGGCCCTGCAGCAGCTGGAGTAAGTCCGCCCCGgacgctcggggggggggggggctggtctgcCCCTGCCGCTCTCACTCCGCTTCTGTCTTCCAGCTACTCGGTGGGCATGTGTGGGGATGGAGCCAACGACTGTGGGGTGAGTGGGTCTCGGACTGGGCCACCGCAAGGGCTGGCGGGGGGGCAGGGCAAGAAAGACGAGCTCCTCGGTGCCGAGGGAAGGGCACGGGCTTTGGGGGTAGGACGCTCCCTCTGAGTGGCCCGTGCTGCCCCTGCAGCGGGGCAAAGGGGCGACGAATCCCAAGCGAggagcaaaggattctgggagtgACACCCAGAGCTGCCCCTGGACATGGGACCAAGGCACGGCTctgctctctccctttcccccccaggCCTTGAAGCGGGCCCACGCTGGCATCTCCCTCTCGGAGCTAGAGGCTTCTGTGGCTTCCCCCTTCACCTCCAAGACGCCAAACATCTCCTGCGTCCCAGACCTCATCCGGTAGGGACCTGGGTGGGCAGTGGGGCTCTGGGACATCTCGGGGCTGGGGAGCTCCCTGCTTGGATTCGAAACCCaggcct
The Paroedura picta isolate Pp20150507F chromosome 16, Ppicta_v3.0, whole genome shotgun sequence genome window above contains:
- the LOC143826382 gene encoding polyamine-transporting ATPase 13A3-like, with the protein product MERAAETYVNRSEEDEMEVSGYSPCCWKIALVSLGTVCSGGFLLLVLYWLPELSVKWTCRAVPLQEARVVLLRTTDEFQTWSRVRVRPLSAPGSQPLGFPQLSESKKPPCQASRLEDWESQQGLLSQPTSGEQTEVRFFVHHHVRYLWSAESQAFRRLTALDVGLPCSSLHTLHGTGLPRSTQDYRRLFYGSNQIDVKVPSIPKLLVKEVLNPFYIFQAFSMVLWSLDDYYLYASAILFMSLVSIGCSLYTLRKQFILLHDMVSTHNITRVTVFRGPHEREEIFSTELVPGDVLLVPPGGLTLPCDAVLLNGTAIVNESLLTGESVPVTKTALPNPTQGANGRLQDPLYSPEEHKRHTLFCGTCVIQTRYYAGEAVRALVIRTGFSTSKGQLVSSILFPKPSDFRLYRDACRFLLCLVGVAGVGMLYSVIRSVQQGERVGRIILESLDILTITVPPALPAAMTAGVVYAQRRLRGKQIFSISPQRINICGQLNLMCFDKTGTLTEDGLDLWGFVQARNGSFLPAGREVRAPGLSGSPLVAAMASCHSLTTIGGRLSGDPLDLKMFEATGWVLEEPTQEETALHDQIQPTVVHPPDQVRPEVPEGASEDEELMELMKLYQVGILMQFPFSSSLQRMTVVTRTLGEKRLVAYMKGAPETVGSLCRKETVPGNFSAVLESYTRRGLRVIALAYRRLENKYTWHKVQHVSRGAIESNMEFLGLVMLQNKLKAETVPVLEELRRACIRLVMVTGDNLLTAVSVGRECGLIPAKGKVILTEALPPREGQPATIHWQYADELPDTEVLEKAGKEEITVTLQEEEEEEEEQQDSPPVPQPKSPDPSYHFAIGGKSFAVILDHFPDLLSKLLLCGTVYARMAPDQKTQLVEALQQLDYSVGMCGDGANDCGALKRAHAGISLSELEASVASPFTSKTPNISCVPDLIREGRAALVTSFCVFKFMALYSIIQYLSVLLLYSILSNLGDVQYLFIDVGIILSLAFTMSLNSAWPELVPQRPPTGLVSPQLLLSVLAQMLLSLGFQVGSFLLVQGQPWYRHKEDERCGLVANLTLGANLTSPGNGTAGPELEEEEEGDATSVRSFENTTLFYVSCFQYVAVALAFAKGRPFRQPTHANGLFLASLVTISGFLLLLLLWPIPALDEFLELDCIPYEWRLILLALTLSNLVLSLSLENFVCDCDLLWQRVCFNQQKYESPKQAPPFSQLELDEVAPGYSCHRQAPPHAKYKRLAQELLFDPDWPPQPKTSTRARPPPAETTA